The Metopolophium dirhodum isolate CAU chromosome 4, ASM1992520v1, whole genome shotgun sequence DNA window TTATTACGTTgtgttataacatttttactagTGTTATTGTTCTAACAAGttcataatgtttaaaataaaacggaAAATGGACTCGGAATCTAACCTATGGTACTCACGTCCCACACCAAACACTAACACAATTTGTGAAACAAGCCTAATTCATTTTGAAATTGTGTAGTATTTCTTTTGGTAGTTGTTGTACTTGTTGGtgattggaaaaattaaaacgaaaatacGTATGTTGTTAGATTGGAAGTAAGGCTGGCGGTATTTTCAGTATACCGGTAATTACcggtatttttggtattttagaaTACTGGTATACTAACATACCGCGATTTGATATAAATACCACTGTTATCGAAAAtaccgtataatatactatattatactataatagtttatcattaataattaataatttatatttaaataatcatatcatCCGGCATCTGTTATTATTACTcaggaaaaaaacaaatatttttagtatacctatttgACGATggtaatattgttttgattatttttaataaccattCCCTTCTCCCAcagaattacaaaatattttgtgatttttttaaacaataataaatacctaattacaaatataatttataaaatagatgttaaatttttaattagttggATTTTTGGAAACACTTCAATATTCACCGAAAATACCGATTACTAAGGTATGGAGTTTTCGGTGATAACTAATTACCGAGGTGGTTGTTTTTGGTAATTACTCAGGTACTCAGCCACTCAGGTACTTAcggtattttcaataattaccaaaaatacCGTAGATAACAGTATAGTATAATCAAATATCGAATACCGCGGTATCAAGATTTGAAATACCACCAGCCCTAGTTGAATGTCTTAATTTATCTACTACCAGTCATGACcgaagaaatataataaatataacctaCTGATGCATGCTGTGGCCGGTTCGATTTGGCACgctagaaataatataatttttagataagAACATGTCGTAAGTAAATCAATTCTACACCTTCTGTATACTAGTCAAGTGCTTCTCAACCTTTATTTTTTACTACGAAACCCTAATTTAGATTCATTGTAAAGGCCACACTCTCAgaaataattggtttttgaaaaacctataacctatacctatacctttatgaacctatatattatgtaaattgagaATGAGGCTGTCTTcacaattgtttttcttatctaTGGTTTTTACCATCACGTCATAAATCATAACGCCataataatgtcatataatatttataatttgaacacgtataaatgaacaatgtatagttaaacaatttttttggcGACACACATCAGTGACATCACCGTAATACAACATCacgttttaaatagttttcaatATCGGCAGACTACAAAGATGAGAGCTAAAGTATTGTAAAACGGCAAAGctactataatttttacaagatataaaaatataaaatacgataataattttgaaataggCGTAACAGAAGAGTTGAAATAATTATCGGAAAGTTTGAGTGGTatgtagtagccagtaggtgcTATAGAACATATGACATATTTAAAGCTTTATCAAAGTATCTCGAAGATCAGGGTCTTGGTTTTCAAAATCTTGTTAATTGCTACTACAAATATAGTATCGTAATGGATTTGTAAATTTGACTTTAATTATAGGTAAACCATCCATTAGtgcatatgaaaaacgattcgaAGCTGAGATGGTATGTCAGActctatttctaaggatattttataacttttgtttctttattagtaggtatggatattatatgttatttattgtatacggtatgttgaactaattttattcaaaaacattgcatatattattaattaatataatattacattaagcatattatcataattttattattattattaacgcttAAAAACTGATTTATTCTTGATGAACATGCGTGCAAATCAGTGATAAcaatcaattattatgatataatccTAATTGGAAATTGCTGAGTATTATGCCGAGCAAAATTAACACGGAATCATAAGGACAGTAATAAAAACAGTGCGATTATTGCCaatcaaataaaataccttttataTACCACTTGTAAGCGGCCATATCAATTTAAGAAATATCAACTACCATGATTatcttatacatataattatggaTATGCGCCAATGAAATTAAGGAATCGATCATCGATCGTGGGGCATGGCTTACTAATGGCGCCGaagcaaaataatattggtaGCAACTGAACAATGTGAGTCGCGTATATGTCCATATGTGGAGTCAAATCATAGAATACATTGGGCGTCTGGGCGGTGCAATGGACAAGACACATGCCTATAATAATACGTGAGCGTGGATTCGGAGAGCCAATTGAGTCAGGACCAGTGACCAGTGACCAGTGATTTATACCAAGTGCTATATATCCAATATCCAATCCACCACACGCAAATTGTAAATTTCGGTCGAATTAGATCACAAAGCGAGGAACACCGAACCAATTTTGACCATAAACTGAGGTACACCAAAGCCATAATACATCTATATATAgcactatattttatatgttttcacTGGTGAAGTCTAGGTATGCTGCTAAAAATTGATGTTGATTCATCCAAAGttaatagactcaaaaactatacTGGActgttttcaacaaaatgtatatcaatagattccttgagaCCTTGTAGCTTTTAGTACAGCAcggtgtttatagtttatttttttaactcctAAAGCTAAAGGATAGCTCAcactagaattttttttttgtttatttaaacaatttccgTAATGGTTccgtattatataactattataatttaaagaaatatgaaataaacatttttttccaattatatttataaaaaatacaaatctttggcaCGGGCAACGTCGTGTGtgctagtataaaatatattataaaatctattaaataaacattgtgtactattattttcttataatagttttcttattttttttaataaattcttattGAGGTTTCAATAACTTcgtcaaaatcaatattttccgctgtaaattttttaatacctgatttgtttaaattatcattgaCATCCGTTTCATCAAAGAAATGTCACACCATCAAATTTTATCAGCTCAGCGAACGTTCCTACTGGTACGTGGTACATATAAAACCTAGGTATAAAAGGTCCCTTTTCCTTAAAACCACATTTGTAATCGTGAGGCAcggaatatttttgttattatatataggttatatttacctatgtatattacacGCGCGAGATGGACAAAGACACATATATTGGCGattcttaattatttaagtatttaacctaTCTAATCTtaatcaaaaatcaattttacgcCAAATGACCATTTACAGATGGTAcggattttttaaaataataataatgagctctacgaaaatatataaataaataatttaatacaatatattgaaaAGACGAGTACCTACGACCTTATacattatctaatatatataaatctcGTGTCACCGCATCCCCCATTTTTTAATCGCGATTTTAGTAGGATTTTGAAATTTACTGTGGAACTTAAATTCGATagtaaataacaaaacaaaccATTCAGAACAATGCACCTCCTACATAATAAAAATCctaacaaatatttgaaaattgaaaaaacaattaaaacaattaccctaaaattgaatataataaataatgcatttatatgggtatataactatataatatgaatattgtgtACCACTGTacctgtatataaatatttaaaatccagagcctttaataaaaaatttgtggccattataaaatgtttaaacaatattttaataactattaggtAAATATCAATTACAGCCATTAGCCAAccattataaacaaatatatacatatcattTTTAGATTAACTTTATAATCCAGTTTAAATGTGAAtacttgaaatgtttttttgtctAGGACAGaaatcgaatattataacatatataattaataatacgcactcattgtatttaacttttatcgtctatataattatttaaactataatatattaatagagttttttattatttgtttaacttATCTAAATGCtggtattaaattgttttagtcTTAACCAATAGTTTGACATGAATTCCCTTCAagcttgtaatttatttaatataattatattatagttctaCATTTTTCtcttataggtactcaatataatttattaaaattaagttttacaatcacaaaaatttaattttttttttttatattcatggGGTCTTATCGGCGTACAGCATTTTGTCATGCAGAACGGGGAAATATGAGATTTTAGCTGACTGTAATTTACCATAGTGAATCCGCGCTGTTATTGGTACGGTacagaaataactaataagtcacGAAGGAGCTACATgtagtacctatctaaattaCTTAAGTTTAATAAGCTAAAgtaccatattaataatattatattagtattataaagtAGACAGTATAATAGTTGCACTAACGTTACCTGCACTATGTACGGTAAAACTGGTAAATACTTACTGGTGTCAATATCTGGTACTCGtggtattgtaatatttgtaaataatttgtaatatatactaaaccaaaaataaaataccaaaaatcatTAATATCCGGAAAAGAAGactatataggtagttttaaaTCTGAACGGATTacaaattaagaataaaaaaatacatttatttataatatatattatataaatttgtttaacatTACAAAAATAGGCACATAATTCTccaacgtatatattatttatataggtatatttataatatacattattatttagatgcagagatacataatatttagtatattttgggCACAAACgtagtgatatattatacaataatagataataatatatttagtaggcATTATGCATATTGCTAAAACGATATATTCGCTGTTTGGCGAAGTATTCTTTCATCGTTGGTACCTAccattatatgattatatttttgtacacaattaataatagtatcaatATGGTTCTTCATCGCTTTCggattttcttcttttttttattagataaatatagaGCTGGATTGATTGCACACacatttacatacaattttacaactactaaaaataaatgtacataatatacgacacaatcgatataataataatttatataaagaacaaacagtcttaatattattaataaatgttttaaaattaaaacgtaaattttaaagttagtaaaaaaaacatacaataattCATCTAAACAATGTCAAAAGAACAATATTAATGATCAGCTAAGTATATAATTTCAAagctctattttttttattttttttttttttttactaacattATCacttaattattgtacattatgaacaacatacaattaatttaaacttaacacGTAAAAGAAGTACAGCTTTAATAGATAATTAGATAATCGAAATAATATTCCAACTTCACAGTTGAGCAAATTTAactaaacgtaatatttttatgaatgtatatataatatatactatatatttataaccatacaaaattatattataaacaacaacTTCACATCTAGTCCATGCCTGATGACGGGtttatgttgttgttttttcaatcttattataattatttttcataattaatattattatttacagtttaatcgtaataataatatcattacctaCCTAAACAGCTACACTATTACAATACGATTCATGAAGCACGAGAATAAATTTTATACGAACAAATTTAAGTGTGCTATTGTAAAAGTGTTGGTGGCCGGGAGGGGGGTGATAACTCGCTTCCGTAGGCGCTCCACTCTAGGTGGATGAATACGCTCGTAGCGAGGACTTAAGTACGATTGTCATTTGCAactctataatttaaaaatatatcatgagaacaaaaatacataataatataaacttaatactGTCAACAAGATAAATAAAACGTTTCCGCgcattcaacataatatattcaacaaatAAGGACGGTTACATAAATATTGCTTAAGTTTTTTAAGGCACTCGTTGTTTTGATCAGTACGAATAAATCTTATCGTATTAATAATTGGCGTTATTTAAACGCAAATACACACATACTCACAACATTTGTCAcagtgatttaaaattaaaaaaaaatatatatatatatatatacatgtagagACGCAgggtaattattttaacacaaatcGTTCAATATCGGTCTAAAAATGTcaactaataatatgtatttgcatTTAGTATAGGCAGGTCGTAGTATAAGTCGTTTCATTAAAATAACgtacatttggtaaaaattatggtcgtatataataatatggtgtcgtgtaatttatgtattaccATTTGTCAGTTATAAAAGCCTATTGAAAATTTAGAGATGTGTTGAACGTTTTAGAAACTTGTGCAAACTACTTGCAGCAGTCATGTTGTACTTACATTTCTAGAGATATTGACAagttcacattaaaataattaccttgcgtgagtataatatattacatgtatgttatatattatgtgaaaagataatttataaataaaattttcaaatgttcaataatatacctaatacctatgtatgtTTGAAGTAATACATTTCATATACCCTGTAAAATCTAACCATTTCGATTTTGGCagtgaatgaaaataaaaatgaattgaaatTTCCGTCGGTATAAACGTCGGACTGATCGCACTCCCTATAATATACGACTGATAAAATAATTCGTTTAAATGCTTATTTCGCTTGGGGATGGACTGGATGGAACGGGAGACGGCAGTGCTTTCAACCACGACGACGTTTCGACATTCAAATTTCAACCTAACagagttttgtttttgttttattatccgATTCACCGGTTCTTACGCGCATTGttcttcgataataataatatttattataatctatataaaccTAAAACGGAACAATCGATAATTAGTTACGTGACATACGCGCCGCGCCGGAGCgatactctataatataatattgtacctactataataatatagtgtaacgtcataaataattttcacacGTCATACGAAACACATACATACGTTCATAATTATTCTTAGACTAGGTTAATATGACAAACATATCttgtacacacacacgcacacacataaataaatatatatttatgtatacattttaaacttctTTATGAGGgtgtcattcaaaaaaaaaaacaacttataaacacaGTTGATGTGCGAGACGTTTTTAAAGCCAAGTCAAAATCGATCCTGGTTTATTGTTCGGGTCGATCAACAATTGTACTTCGTCCATTATGTCATTACTTATAAATTCGTCCCCTAACtagaaaacagaaaaaaaaagatcacataaataactatacaataacACTGCATGAGAGTTTGGCCGGGATAGATCGGTCGTGTTCGCTATATTATTGCAattctataattctataatagtaAGTATTGATTCTATTTACTTGAAGCGACGGGACTAAGTCGTCGGTGACATCCAACGTGGACATTTCCTGTGAATCGACTACCGACATGGACGAAGGACCCGGATTATCGCTCTCTGTAGTACACCACAGGTGCGTGAACAAAGAAAAacgaaacaaaattaataaaaaaaaaataaaacataccgTTAGGTCAGGTTACGATATTGCTGTGataacaacagcaacaacaattatttatcgtATACCTACAGCTGATGTATTACACGAAATATTTTTCTTTGGTCCTTACCTGAAGTACAGTCCATGTTGTCGTCCATGTTGGACGACAAAAAGTCTTCGGGAGTGTGCGGCAGCGAGTAGTTGTTTCCTAGGCCCAAGCCGCTGTCGGCCGATTCTTGCCGCGAATGATCTACGCTACTGCTGCTGCACGATAGGAACGGGTCGAGGTCGTTGTTCGTCTGACCCGAGCGCAACATCTGCAGATCTTGCTGCGCACAcacaaacatatattttaatacattataataacatgacAGTGCGATAATATTTTAGACGCCGATTGAATCAATCGTTTCTCGACGCAATGACGCCGTTACTGCAGGTCGTCTCACGTCAGAAAAGGCGCCAACAATATGAGCCACTATATTATAAGCACCACTAAAATTAGCAACAAAAAAATAGAAGTATGCATCCTTACAAGACTGCACTCCTTAAATGATATAGAAAAATCTATTCGAAAATATGACTTTTACCAGACAGCCATTTgttgcttaaaaatattattaaaacattatactaatattatttttaattataatataaggttataataataaaattataatattatcattacaaaatgatgtctgttataaaaatgtataactaaaaaatcattttttggaTAAATCTACTGTAATACTGGACAAATTAAATGGGATGCAAAAGTCAAAACCTTTAAGGAACTTAAAGAAAAGGCGAGTAATTGGTTAGCATGGAGAATAGGAGTTGTAAACCAACCTTtgggttgataaaaaaaaaaaaactggataAAAGAGGTGAGCACATGTACAATGTATTAACACTCTCCTTCATCAACTAATGATGTTGGTCTGATTGGGGAGGGGTCTCTAGGTCACGTGTATTATcagaatagatattatatagactctaatatattataatagcctataggtcaataggtattaatattatgtaggtatatatactatatattttattaatatattattaattattgtcaatatacCTGACGAATGATTTCCTGTTGGCGACTCTTTAGACGTTCGCGCTCTAATTGAAGCGAGTGTAACCTGAGCTTTTGCTGGGTGACTTGGAGCGACTGCGACAAACCGGAAGCGCCGTTTAACAGCCACGACGCAGAACCGGAAGGCAGCACGGCGCCCGACGTTGGCGCTCTTTGCAAATGAACGGCTGTAAacacgaacataataatatataaatgtacatggTAGGTACCTGTATGAATTGTTGTAGTGAGTGCACATGGGCAGTGGTCGTTCGggtgaatatattaatttttacctgCGTGACCGAGATGCCATATCGGGCCTTGATGCGcatgtgattttattttatacattttttactgtattttacGTTTTCATTACTATTTAAAGtatgaatgtatttaaaaaaaaaaaaatttaattatgacTATGTGCATTACTTCTTACTAGGTATACAACATATACACATTCATTTATcaataaacctatattatattcaaatttattcaaCCAATACCCCAAAACGGAATTTATTGAGAAATAAACACTCGCCTAAACGGTAAGTATACCTATTGTAGCATGAGTAGTATGACTATTCGCCCTGCAAACGGTCTATGGCCGTGTACATTTGTAAACGATaggtaatcaaataattaagtCACACTTACGTATTCTCGGATCGAACCACGACGTGGTCCTGGCAATGTGGTTTATGAAGTAAGTCTCGCCGTCACTTGTGACGGCTTGTTCCCATCCGTCTGGCAGCGGTCCTAGTGTCACGTTTTTGTTCgctcctataatatatacaagggCCGAAACGTACGGGGTTAAAATTTGACTAAAATTGAGCTGGGTCGTTTTTGTTTGCGCTTGCGGGTCGCCTTAGCGACGACCGTACGGCACACATAATGTAGACGCGCATAAAGGTTATAAATGTGACTCATGGCACTATGcgttataagtacttataacatgatatattataagtaaataatataatattataatattgttaatgcgatacgaaaaaaatacattgtgaataaaaatgttaactcaCCTTGGAGGGTTGAATGAATGTGCGGAGGCGAGTTTGTTGGAGTGCTGGTAGCGTTCGTGCTCGATCCACTGTCGTTGCCGGGGCTTAGCAATTGTTCGGCGCTGCGCTGGTGTTGGTTCGCCGCTTGAGCGGCCAAGCTTTTTCTCGGATCTTCCCATTGGGTTGTTCTGGTGAGGTGACTATagtgaaaacaaaaattcaagTTAAGACATTTTCGTAACGAaactataacagtataatattaaaatattttatcatgagCGTCGGCCCGCGGTTGATGCAAGtatctgtatagtgtatacctaaggactgtttaaaaaaaataaactttcgattttgaagtttgaacacgtcacatattacttaaatatatgtatactaactATACACCACTATACCACCTCctcgcttaaaataaataccaaacaAGCAGCTTGTTTAATGCCGACGATGGGTTAGTCAAAACTCACTACATAGGCGGATATTTGGGCACATCCGTGGGGGGGCTTAACATTTTTGTCTTATCCATTAGcggtaacatacatttttaaacgcttTAACCTACTAACTAGTGGCTACTCAGTACTCCTACTTTATTCTAGCAGAGGCaccaagtatatataggtatattaaaatacacaatttattttgacatctaGTGTGGTTTTAGGCTTAAgacgaccccccccccccccaggtcCCTCCAATATCCGCCTATGactcactataatatagtatatcacAGCCCAAATACAATTATCGAActcttgaataataaattaagtatatttcttcGTAACTACTCGTAGGCCGTAGGGGAACATGGGGCAAGATGAGTATACGAGGTAAGATGGGACAGCGTTATTTctccataattattaatagtaatatatttgaaacctccttataatattatatggaggCAAGTAAGATGATTTTTGATAGTAATTTTATGATAACTGATTGATATGGTATAATATCagtgattttttattttcgtctCAAAATGGcttattttgttaaaagttcTACGTTATTTTAAGgcaagaataatttattaattctcaacgaaaattattctaatatatttatataattctgTAGTTTAgtattctgtattattattaaacattgattaagtatttaatagttTAGGTTCAATTGAACATAATTAGTCTACCTGGGGCATAATGAGACAAGTCATGCGGGGTTCTGTTAAAGTAATTACCAAAGTCTTTTTTTGTGAAATTCTTATAAAGAAGTTCCTATgttgataaatttgaaaataatatctattggGCTCTTATATGGTTCATCCTTATATGAGACATATTACCCCAGAGTGAGGGTAAGATGAACAAATTCCgactttttaaaaatctttttttgatttctataatatttttaaatattttagagtgaacaatttttaaaactaaggaACATTCACTCATAAATGGtacataaattcataatttttctgaaaaattcaACATACTACAACGAGTTGAAAATTAGGTGTCTCATCTTGCTCCGGGTTcccctatatgtatataattgcgATTCACGATCGACAATTTTCTATGAAATAAAAAGAtgcacaattattaattattatactaaataggcGTGTACACATagattttatacctatataaatcaaACGCATATAGGTACCGATAccctcattattatttataataatattatgtatggggGGGCCTAATGTGGTTCGGTGGTTGGTTTAAGTCACTAACATGTACTGAGGTCGAGCGTCGGCCGACGTCGCTAGTTcctggatgggtgaccacccgggtttttagTGACGAATCCTCCCCCACCCCCATACATGCGTGTTTCTCAACCAACCATAACCTCCTCTACAAAaatgctaatggccatagttgccgaagcttaagatcaataaagaaaaataaattataaattcaattagataatataggtacacgtagTGCGACCAATGACTGCAATAGTCCGCAAAAACAAATTGTTGCAAGATATTAAGTAGTAACGTTATTTAGATTTGAATGGACACTTGACCTAGTACTTAcaaatacctaactaatatagtaggtacgtgtatgtgtataatatgagtGGACAATATTAGTCACCGTTTTAATGATTAAGTTTAAAGACTCGAGAGCTCCTGCGGGCGGGTAGATAGCGAGATTTCAGTGGTTGGCGTGGGAGTTGGTTTCCCGCTGATGTGTTCGAAAAACGGTTtggtataattttagttttccgGCGAAAAATGTCATCATTGTGTTTTTTACGCATAAAAATCTGCGACGGCGGCAATCGTTTAGTACAATGCAATATCAACAGATCTCGGCGGCATTTTAACACACGTTGTACATTCATGGATGTGTTCTTtctgataaaaacaaatttattaaacgCGTTATGCGTTAAtcaagtttatattttgatacaatCACGAGCCGACGGAAAAACGATACACTCATAcatcatgtataataataataataataccgcacataatatatcataatattatcataatattacattatataatacacaggCGCCGGTTGTACATCATAATAAAGTAGCAGCAGTATTATACGTAGTACGCTAGCTATTTATACTGCAGTGTACTTAACTGCAcggcaaaaataaaatatacattatttttaagaacacatataggtataattcaTTAAGACATTCCGAATTATTGCCGTCCTCTGAACTCTGAAACGATAATAATTCCTCGCAGGTATCTGCAGTGCagtatacacagtacacactacCCATGTgcatatactaatattatgtattacgtattataattattttgtacactatattatacctacatccACTACGTATATCGTACAGGCGCACTGACCGGGTGTTGGCAAGCggcgcataaaatataataataccgagGTTAACCTGCAgcagctaaataataataatgtaataatattattatgaattacgaGTTTtcgatagtattattattgccgACGCGTCTGATATTGCAGCTCAAAAGTGACGCCCACACGACCCAACGAGCGCGCgttctatacaatatacatgtggtaggtatattataggtacgcgtCATCGttgactacaatattattatgtgaataaatCCAATGTACGGACGagcctatatttattttatccgcgttattattatccacgcatattttcataatatgtgCAGGTGCACACGTCGGGGCCGGTGAATAAATTTGGCCAGAAACCGACCGCGGTATAAGCTATTCGGGGACCTGCCCCGTTGTACTACTTGCCCGCCAACATCACTGcatgatttaataattacctataggtatctataattttttacagGCACAATATTTAATGAAGCTGGCGAAGACGATCGATTGCCTGGGTCGGACTTGAACTATATAcgggtatacattttattattttaatatcgtcTACTTGTCGTGTTTATAATATCCACTAATGACGGCTCAtgggatattatataatatcatacccgAAAAGTGTAAATCGTAATAGGCATACTAAATCTTTCGACATTGGCCTTCTCTCAATCACAGTGTGATGATTGTATATTAATACAACATCAGGATTCCATT harbors:
- the LOC132942517 gene encoding transcriptional coactivator YAP1, which translates into the protein MSGLQQQQQEQHQQVSIKMEPIGPSSPPSGVNSNLVVRVDQNSETDLQALFDTVLKPDGKKPLQLPLRMRQLPKSFFNPPSTGSKSPSISHSRENSGDSAFGTANAGPSCSGPVPLHSRAHSSPASLQQTYAVGASMQQQKQQHAKQRSYDISSTIDELGPLPQGWEQARTPEGQIYYLNHLTRTTQWEDPRKSLAAQAANQHQRSAEQLLSPGNDSGSSTNATSTPTNSPPHIHSTLQGANKNVTLGPLPDGWEQAVTSDGETYFINHIARTTSWFDPRIPVHLQRAPTSGAVLPSGSASWLLNGASGLSQSLQVTQQKLRLHSLQLERERLKSRQQEIIRQQDLQMLRSGQTNNDLDPFLSCSSSSVDHSRQESADSGLGLGNNYSLPHTPEDFLSSNMDDNMDCTSESDNPGPSSMSVVDSQEMSTLDVTDDLVPSLQLGDEFISNDIMDEVQLLIDPNNKPGSILTWL